From Garciella nitratireducens DSM 15102, a single genomic window includes:
- a CDS encoding UPF0236 family transposase-like protein produces the protein MPFNPLKLLQFLSFPLSTIFGVVNYKRTYYKNKKTKEYAYLFDETY, from the coding sequence TTGCCCTTCAATCCCTTGAAACTACTACAATTTCTTTCCTTTCCCCTATCAACAATATTTGGAGTAGTAAACTATAAGAGAACCTATTATAAAAATAAAAAGACAAAAGAATACGCCTATTTATTTGATGAAACATATTGA
- the recR gene encoding recombination mediator RecR — protein sequence MSFYAAPIEKLMEEFSKLPGVGNKTAQRLAFHVLNISKEDAYQLANSIIEAKEKIKQCSICQNITDVDPCNICRDPKRDEEVICVVQESRDIVAIEKTREFKGKYHVLHGAISPMEGIGPNDICIKELLERLQKEQVKEIILATNPSIEGEATAMYIAKLIKPLGIKVTRLAHGIPIGGDLEYTDEVTISKALEGRTEL from the coding sequence ATGTCATTTTATGCAGCACCCATAGAAAAATTAATGGAAGAATTTAGTAAATTACCAGGAGTAGGAAATAAAACAGCTCAAAGACTAGCATTTCATGTGCTTAATATCTCTAAAGAAGACGCGTACCAATTGGCAAATTCCATTATAGAAGCCAAAGAAAAAATCAAACAATGTTCCATTTGTCAAAATATTACCGATGTGGATCCTTGTAATATTTGTAGAGATCCCAAAAGGGATGAAGAAGTAATCTGTGTAGTACAAGAGTCGAGGGATATTGTTGCCATAGAGAAAACTAGAGAATTTAAAGGGAAATATCATGTATTACATGGAGCGATCTCTCCAATGGAAGGGATTGGACCGAACGATATTTGTATCAAAGAACTTCTAGAAAGATTACAAAAAGAGCAAGTCAAAGAAATTATCTTAGCCACCAATCCATCTATTGAAGGAGAAGCTACAGCTATGTATATAGCAAAGTTAATAAAGCCTTTAGGAATTAAAGTTACCAGACTTGCGCATGGAATTCCTATTGGAGGAGATCTAGAATACACCGATGAAGTCACCATCAGTAAAGCTTTAGAAGGTCGAACAGAGTTATAA